The genomic window gatgttatatagcctatagccttctttaTAAATGGGGCTATCATAtacagaaaagattttttaaatacgaCTGGTAGTTTTATAGATATGCGGGTTTAAACAAACCAAATTTTAGCATCAGTCTATAACGCAATCACAACAAaattgctgaaccgattttgatgaaattttgtatacagATAGTGGCTTTGTTAAATAAACCCTTAGAAGGTCGAATTTGGGGATGAAAATTTATTCGCGCGAGTTTTACTAAGTTATACgaataatcaattatttaaaagtaaagtcaTTTTCACTCAAAACACCATAAGACCTGTACTTGATACTTACTTCTTACCACCGAGCGATTCGAAgaaattaacaaatttattcaCGCCAATGTTTTTAGGCAAATCATCTTCCGGCGGGTCATTGGCCCTAATAACATCCTTAGGGGCGCCATTAGCGTTAGTaaccattttaatttcattcgAAGTCCTTGCTTTACCATTAACATGGTTGTTGTAACCAATACTTACAGGTTCTTCATGCTCAATTTTTGGAGTCAAAATAGGGGTAGGTTCTTCGACCTTGGGGCTTGAAATAGGTTCTAAAGGCTGTTCAACGATTATAGGTTCATCTACCACATCGTCAACCTCAGTAACCGAAGACTCGATCACGTTATTAGACTCGATCACGTTATGTGACTCGATCGAGTTATTAGACTCGAATACTTCACTAGTAATAGTTTCAGTGATAATATGACTCGATTCGGTTACTTCCGATGATGAGTAAATAGTTACAGATTCGGATACACTATCGACTATTACAGGGGGGTCGTATTTTATAGGGGAGGTTTCGGTGTTAGTCTTAGGGTGTTCCCAGATTCTAAAGTGCTTGCTGTAAAGGTCGTCCCAGAATTCCATTTTTTCCTTGTCCGGGCTGGTTGATAATGATAGCTCTTGGCCAAGGTTTAGGAAGTACTGGTTGTCTTTGGTTACTGGCAACCAGGTTACTGTGATGTAGTGGTTCTCGTCTGGTGTTGGGTTGCTGGAAATAGAGAATGGTTGCgttgaataatttgaaaaaaatagtcGATGATTGTTAAGTTTATGGGTTAAAGTATAAACCTGatgcatttaaaaaatcaagagtatttatatatagaaaatatgaaaagatTTCTTAAAGACTCCTAAATGTAATAATTcctcaacaaaaaaaaatgttggtattcgaacacaaaaaatattttttatatgcttTTTCAGATTTTTCAGTAAACAAATGGATAACGAAGCGACGGCATATACTCGATAAAATTGGTCTAATAGGGAATTGAAcccaataaaatagtttttcataaCCTTACCCCAATCATCTAGTTGGTCATGTGACAACAATAAACTTCTACAAAAATCATCAACAAATTACAAAACCGGGTATCAAACccaccaaaaaacaaaaaacatccaCTCACCCACTCTTAGCGAAATTAGTCCACAGCCGCAGCATCCTCTCCCTCATTTTAACATCTTGAGCAGACGGTTCCACATCTTTTTGATAATCATTCTTGAACAAATACCCCAGCTCGTCCATATGCATAGGGTGTTTCAAGCCGAGACTATTCAAAACCTTATTAGAAATGTTCAATTCACCAACATAGTcaaatttgtaataatatattggcTTATTGGTCGCTTGGACCAAATATTGGACGTATCTATGCGTATCAACGTTAATCACAAAATCGGACAGCAACTGCCAATATTCGTGCAAACTTTCGACCCCAGTATGACTCcctttgaaatataatttctttaatttctCCACTATAGCTAAAGATTCGGTAGAATTGCGCTCAATTTTCAATTCTTCAGGAATGAAAAGTTGTAAGTCATCTGTCTTTCTCTCGAAAGCGAACTCTAGGGTCGTCGACCCTATCATTATTGGGGTCTCAGACACTCTGCCTGATGTCAGCAGATCGATAAACGCTTCAGTAATCACAGCTTCGACTCCCGGAAACTCTTTTTCAATAACAATGCCGAATGGATTCATTTTTTCAGGGAATTCGTCCATAGGACTTAATTTTTCATGAGCCTCGACTAGTTCTTTAGCAGAAGTCGCGTTTAAGAACTCCAGAATTTCTTCCGGATCCCCGGACTCACAGCCTAGAATTTGGGCTAGATTTTTAGCGTTCTCGATCGGATTTTTCTGGTACACAAAGCTGGATAGTGCAGTGCCAGACTGGATAATAGCTTTGCTGATCAAACTTTTAGTTAAAGGGCTGGCTGTCAACAGCGAAACGGCCATACCACCGGCGCTTTCACCAAAAATGGTAATATTACCGGAATTACCGccgaaattttcaatattattcttCACCCATCTGATAGCTTGCACTATGTCTTTGATACCGGCGTTGCCCGGGACTTCGGGAGTGTTTAAACTGAGGAATCCTAGAGGTCCACACCTATAGTTTAGGGTCACGATAATGACATCTTTTTCTACTAGGTAATCAGCGCCATATAAGTTGGAGTTTCCTGATCCTAGTTTGAAGCCTCCCCCGTGGATGAAGACCATGACTGGAAGGAAGGCTCCATCGAGGTTGGGAGTGTACACGTTGAGGAACAAACAGTTTTCGTCGCCAGTGTATTGCTTGGTGCCGAAGAAATCGATCTGTGCCGATATGCTGCCTTCGGAGGTGGCGTCGCGGATGCCGTCCCATGGTTCTGGAGGCTGTGGCGCCTGGAAGACAAATGGTGGAAGGTTAAAAGGATGTttcattattgtattatattaaaatagaccgcactaagaattgctcatgtGTGACtcttataaacatacaaacaacggacaacaaagtacaatcagactcgaaacaattatttgtgcgatccgcaaataattgttccgtgtggcaatcgaacccacgacctctcgacacaATGGACCCAGGCCAACTAAAATTGCAGGGCATGGAAAATtacaagagcaactcttagtgcgggagttggctctttttaaaaagagaaaaaaatacctGCCTTTACCTATGGGTAAAATACctgtattttaacttatttttgcCACATTTTCAAGTATTACTCAGCAGTTACATAAGTATGACGTGTGAGATGCTGTACTCTTATCTTGTTTGTCGCAGATACATTGATAACGAGATTACTTTATCTCAACAGGTGATATTTGTTCTGTGTTGAAACATTGcaaattttataagtttttatgaGTTTCTTTAAATTCTGCAATGAAGTTAATGTTGATTGCGGGTTTGAGAAGACTACAGCATTGAAAATTAGTCTTATTTTTTCAGGGACTTAAAACAAACCATTTACAAGATGCAAAAGTACAATaagacacgaaacaactatgTGATAGATGACATGTATATATTTTGATCCGTGTTCAATCGGAATAGAACCCACAAACCCCAAACGCAAAAATAGCAGCGTGGATACTATTTTAACTACTGAGCCACGAACAGTAAAGTAACTACAGGGTCACTAGGCAAGGGAGGTGAAGTCCTAGGTTCACAATGAGacgtaaatattaggtcggggaaaaagtcttttcgcattatagtatgtatgaacttgtaataaaatctctggcttcaacaatcacaaatgagtacacggttcattaggtttctttcagtgagctcgtgaggtacccaaatgtcaagatttttgtgtagaaaaaagattttattacaagttcatacataggtactataacGCGATAAGACTTATTCTcggacctaatatttatttattttccaacaCCAAAactaatatagtttattttaaaatattcagtcaCGGGATGAGCCGAGGCCTCACATTGTGGCTTTCCCAGACAGACTTCAGAAACCAATCTTTGTACTGGCCTCAGTTTTTGCGGCCATCGCATACACAAGCAGCAAAATAGTAGTTTTCTCACCTTAAACCTCAAAGAGCCGAGTGGTGGCTTCGCATAAGGTATACCCTGGAAGCTGTAGAAGGCTTTCCCGGTGGGACTGCTGGCGATGCGGCCTTGGAGCTGGCCCTGCTCCACCGTGACCACGGGTGACTCTGACATTCTGCCCCCTCTGGGGACAACATATTATATGGTtggttgaaatcaaaatcaaatcatttattcatataggtcaaatgctgacacttatgatagtcaatgatacacaGAGTGAATTTTCCGCCAGTTCGGAAGtcagggccaatgagaagagctgccaacaaactcctggacactctttttaTCGCctaatagttttaacaatatttctattaggtgTAAATCtgtaaatcattgatgatgtaaggaggggtctatcccactagtcccgttgagttgtcccgtgacgggacaactggcactatttgtcccagttgtcccgtggcgggacaagtgacactgttttggtgccagttgtcccgttgcagaaaaatcacgggactaatgggacagacggaagggtcaaaacaacagctgctaccaacaccaccgaacacacatacataggtcattacataaattaaatgacaaaatgttaaaaacagTGAGAGTTCTTTAAGACTATTTTAGGCACGCTATGTCTCCAACCCGCATATGGCTAGCgtggaattaaaaaaaagattctCCTTTCTCATTCCGAAAGGAGACCCGATCTCTGCAGCATCTGATTACTGTTAGGGAATACTTTCGTGGGCCTTCTTACTCCTCTACATTCAAATAATTACGGATTGTAAAACCAGTCGATATTTTTTGGGTTATTCCGTGAGTACCCGGTCCCCAAGGCCCCCGTCCCGGAGgaccccgatttatttttatcttaacaaactattttaaaaataaatccgtGTCCTCCGGAACGGGTGCCTCTGGaatcggggtactcagggaaTAACCCTATTTTTTTACGTaggaaactaaaaaatattgttattatacgATGTTGTCTGAGGGGAGAGGGGCAACTGGGTGTTAAACCATGATCCATTTCACCCCCAGATATTACACACtgtaggtaaataaaactaGTCGATCATTTAATAAGTACTTAGGTAAGTAACATGTCtaatctataaattatattttttctacataaataaatattgtctcGCGGTGCAACGTTTGATAACGGTGATTTGATTAATGGCCtacgtgtttatttataaattgttgttattaagaatttatatgcgtattttataaaatattttaagattatatatgataaaaatacgtttactgaacattttttttaatacacactaAGAACTAATAGAGACTCGTCTAGGTTGACTCTTTTTTCCATACCAGTTGAAATAGGGGGGAAGGGGAGCCGGACTATAGGGGAGGTGCTATATCATGGTATTTAGTTCTATAGAAATGACTTACTACCTACACTGCTTACGTCCTTTAATTGGCCTGCCATAACtaaatttatactatttttgtacACTAGCTGTAAGTTTCctgaatatttcaaattaaaataaaaataataaaatttgtccAATTACAGTCGCAAAGGTgagaaatttaaaaaactaattatttaaaattgtagttaTGAAACCGCAGTTTTAGTTATCTTCAGTGCAGACCTTAAAGCATGAATATTATACCGATTTTGAAAAACGTCTAGTTCTAAAATTTATCTGGAACTACTAGACTGCTttgacgaaattattttttgtgtatggTAGCCACATTCACTAGAAATGCTATAAGCTatttaacatcacgctacgacctaccGGAGAAATTATCACAACCTTAATTAAACACATAATTTGCTTATTGATTAGTAAAATTGGGGAAATACTtgaattaagataatattattctcGATAGTGGTCAAATTCCCCACTTATAACTTAGCATAAGTCCTTCGTTATCGGTTCAGCCGGTAACAAGAACTATAAATAGAATTAAGGATATAGAAACAGGAAAATACTTGCTTCACTCACCTATTGTGTGGCtcttaagtattttatatacataaagtaACTTTATGAATaggaaaatattatagttttcaaatgaaaaaaataactgcatatttttatcaaaaaaaacatccatactaataatattataaatgcgaaagtgtgtAAATTCCTTTAATTTACACTTTGACATTAAATTCCTAACTCCAGGCAATAACTGTAAATTACTAGActgaaaaactataaaacaatgtttggaCCGAACCAGGACTCAAACCTAGGAAGACCAAAATCATTATTATGACCATCCTACTATtcgactaatattataaatgcgaaagtttttgagtatgtatggacgtttgttactctttcacgcaagtactacagaaccgattacgatgaaatttggtatataggtagctgaagacccaaaataacacataggctactttttttcCCGgtgttcccgagggatcgggattaacacgggaagggtttccacgcagacgaagtcacgggcggcctctagtcgcTTAAATTTAGGTCGCCACGtgtgacaatattttattcaattcattgtatctaataaaattaatattacaattatcaTTTGTAAGAATTGAATGATTACTATGAAAACAAGATTATGAGTACTAATCTATTAGGTAAATAACATTCCTATGGATTATGTACAATCAGTAATAATCGTATTTCAAGCAGTGATAGCCGTGTGGTAtaacctcccacgcaagtggttgagCATTCTAAACACAGTGACTGGCCAAGTTACatgtgtgtgtattagaaataccGCTGAACGGGGaaactttaggaaaatttggggttaatggtataatattataatgtaacgggtcttgaACACGATTGAAAAATAAGAGGTTAGGAtaggtaccttatttgtttcCCCGGCGTTTCGATCTTACAATATCTTCTGTTGAATCAATGTAGGCTAAATGTACGCTTAAAGTTGTTTTTGACAGACAGTTACTAAGCCATGTCGTACAAGCCTCAGGGCggcttaaataactttgacatgAGATTGACCACTAAAAAGAAAGATGGAAAGACGATTAAACTATCAGTTAACTGTCCTTCTGCTTCTtatggtatggttagtggtcaacctagtgtcaaagttgttcaaaccgcccgaaggcctttgatatggcttaacgactgtcatcttaattgacaacacgCGGGACTTTCTACGTTCCCTCCGATGCACGGAGACAACcagttcaaataacactatgcggtcacccatctatggaatgaccgcgccaatggttgcttaacccacagatcgtttaccgaccggtgagcgcaactggctatgggcgcttcaGTTAACTGTCCTGTCTTGTTCTGACACAAAATTCTTCAGCAATTAGTCACACGGTTAACCTTCGTTTAACTATTGTTTGTTCATTGTctcacatttattatattttattgtaatgtttgaAGGTCCTTACTTGAATTGGTtcgtatttttataagtttactCCCTAAGGCTAGATTAGGAGAAAAGGAGTGGTCAGAAGTATTTTCATCATccatttttataagtttactCCCTAAAGCTCGGAGGGAATAAGTGATTAGGAATATTTTCATGGTCCATACTTGATACACGGAATCAAACATAGGCAGGGAAATCCCTAAACTGCTGAAATAAGGGATGCAAGTTCGTACGCTAGCAACCCAGGTTAGGTAATCTAACACATAACTAAGTAGTCTTTACATAACTAGCCCCCGAGTTCTGAGGTACAtgtaacggtagtttatctattcaatagcgtatttttatatgagtttaaactaccgctaaatgtgcctcagaaactgggggtatgATAGTCACAGATAgagtttatattttgataacttaaaataacattatacaaataCTGAATTTTGGCCCCCACATCAGCGTAGCTTTTCATCAATCATTTTGACATTACAATTACACACTTCAATATGTTTTGATTTCCCAATATTTCCATCAATAGATAAGTTAATTCGAAGAATAATTTTGACGTTGCGATAGCTATTATCTATGAACGTAACTATCAAAATCATTTCCTAAACCaatacaatcaaattatataaaaaacagaccaaatccttactaatattataaatgcgaaagtaactctgtctgttactcaatcacgcctaaactactgaaccaatttgcatgaaatttggtatatacaatgtacatacatcttcaaactctcattataactatgttacggcatataattatatccctagggatataactatgttacggctttatctatcttactgcgacatatagatattttgatacccgagaaaggacatactACTTTTTGCCCCGGGATAATGTCGCATTCAGAAAAaatcaggtggcggacgaagtcgtgtaaaagctagtatttatataaattacaaaattaaacagtaCCTGTTTAGAAAAATCCGACACAAAAATTCACTCGCGAGGTATCGAAGACTGAACCACTCGGTACAAAGTCGTTAGCTACACTGTTTTATCAGTCGATACCCGATAATAGATAGTACTATCAGTTATAGTAATTCGTGAATGACGCAAGGACATCACGTTTTATTGACTAGTTGAGGCATGTGGTTTTGCTTACTTTACCTTACAAATTCATAGTTTATTGGTGTAAATCTCTTACTATAATAagccattaatgtcccactactgggcaagggtctcctcccgtaatgagaaaGGGGTTAGAgtggttagaccttgagtccaccacgctggtcaagtacGGGTTAGGGACTAAGCATTTCTTCATGAAATGTCATGTCTGTCATAGACACGATCATTCAGGGGTCAGGCGCAGTACACTACCTATCGCGCAGGCAGTCGGTCTCTGCtattgtctactaagataacagtcgttaagccatgtcaaatcctttcgggcggcttgaacaactttgacactagtttgaccactaaccatacgatgagaagacGTCAATTTTTAGACTATATAGTCTACGGAACCtctaaacataaacaaaaggcacccaaatatataaaactgtattaaaacaAGATGTATTAGTGTACGTTATCGTTCAGTAACAGTGAAATAAGACCGATGGCGGACGAGATAAGATTTAGTATCTCAACACTGAAATATTTCTTAACATAATACACGACAATatgtagaatatttatttatttatgtttcgtgtaagtaaaattgaatttgattCAATAACGGCACAACTcattatgacaaaatattatgtGCCCTTACCAAAAGAAGATAATGCGTAATATCTACGGTCCTCCCAATTTGTATACGTTTCACTCACACCcatatttactttgattttacTAGCATACGAGCCTTTCACTACAAATTTTAGggaaaaaaaatgcatattttttaaagcccCATCGTGAAACATAGGtgatttttttccaaaattcaACCACTACGCTGCTAAATAGCTGACAAAACTTAGAACGCAAATGGAGCAGCACAAAACATTTAGATTTTTAATCCTTTATAATCCTTTACCTTTATCAAAGACCTTGACAATAAAATAACCttgaaaaaaagataaaagaataaTCCACCCTTTTATTAGCACCCTTTAACTCGCTCGTGTGATTTTAACGCCGTTGTTCACGTTTATTCTACACCATTGACTTAACTGAAAAGGGTACTCttgtaaatatagaaaaatgtatgtttggagtcacacacggttatttatttattaaactttatatagaAGGATACGGGACTGGACACGTATTTTACTTTGGTTATATAGTAACACATGCAATACGaaaaattctgtaaaaaaccattacacaaataatataattatattgttattatggaAAAAACATGTAACACgaaagtttatgtaaaaaagttatacaattattatagaaAGTGTATTACAATGCCTTAGTGCCATGGCTGGCCGTGTTGGTCATGAGATCTcgattataattttcttttctaatttatgttgcaatatttctcaatagtaggcTTTGATAACAGGCCCGGAAAATGTCAATAGTTTCGCCTATAACCACATTGTTAATTGTGTGGGTTTATTTCACACACCGGTTCTAACAGGCGAGTATATTAtgtaagaaagaaataaatcttGAAAAGGACTCTTCTCTATCAGCCAGTTAAGTATACTGAATTTAAGAAGTTATCTTACCGTAAATCAACTTTATATCCCAAAAGAACTTCTCTAGAAACCGAATCGATTCTGTAACTCCTTCTCTCGTTCCTTCTCTTCTCTTCTTCGCATTTGTACTCATATACATTCAGACTTTTAGTCAAGTCTTCATGAAACGAATCTAAGAAGTTGTTCAAACCGTCACTGTCGTGTTTCCGAACGAAATTAGCTATTTTCTTATTGATAGGCTTTTTCCCTAGGGTTATTAACCTTGATTCTCTTGCTAGAAGATATCTTAGAGctgttctttttaatattattagttcttCCAAAGTTCTTGCCATATATCACCACTTTTAACCACAATTttgtaacacaaaatatatcactatttaattttcaactctttcttccaactatgttggagacggcttctagtctcaccgggtgtcgtaccagtattttacatggagtgactgcctatcggacctccacaacccatttacctggg from Anticarsia gemmatalis isolate Benzon Research Colony breed Stoneville strain chromosome 28, ilAntGemm2 primary, whole genome shotgun sequence includes these protein-coding regions:
- the LOC142984907 gene encoding juvenile hormone esterase-like isoform X2, which translates into the protein MSESPVVTVEQGQLQGRIASSPTGKAFYSFQGIPYAKPPLGSLRFKAPQPPEPWDGIRDATSEGSISAQIDFFGTKQYTGDENCLFLNVYTPNLDGAFLPVMVFIHGGGFKLGSGNSNLYGADYLVEKDVIIVTLNYRCGPLGFLSLNTPEVPGNAGIKDIVQAIRWVKNNIENFGGNSGNITIFGESAGGMAVSLLTASPLTKSLISKAIIQSGTALSSFVYQKNPIENAKNLAQILGCESGDPEEILEFLNATSAKELVEAHEKLSPMDEFPEKMNPFGIVIEKEFPGVEAVITEAFIDLLTSGRVSETPIMIGSTTLEFAFERKTDDLQLFIPEELKIERNSTESLAIVEKLKKLYFKGSHTGVESLHEYWQLLSDFVINVDTHRYVQYLVQATNKPIYYYKFDYVGELNISNKVLNSLGLKHPMHMDELGYLFKNDYQKDVEPSAQDVKMRERMLRLWTNFAKSGNPTPDENHYITVTWLPVTKDNQYFLNLGQELSLSTSPDKEKMEFWDDLYSKHFRIWEHPKTNTETSPIKYDPPVIVDSVSESVTIYSSSEVTESSHIITETITSEVFESNNSIESHNVIESNNVIESSVTEVDDVVDEPIIVEQPLEPISSPKVEEPTPILTPKIEHEEPVSIGYNNHVNGKARTSNEIKMVTNANGAPKDVIRANDPPEDDLPKNIGVNKFVNFFESLGGKK
- the LOC142984907 gene encoding juvenile hormone esterase-like isoform X1, with amino-acid sequence MITAVNDFLDDLRGGRMSESPVVTVEQGQLQGRIASSPTGKAFYSFQGIPYAKPPLGSLRFKAPQPPEPWDGIRDATSEGSISAQIDFFGTKQYTGDENCLFLNVYTPNLDGAFLPVMVFIHGGGFKLGSGNSNLYGADYLVEKDVIIVTLNYRCGPLGFLSLNTPEVPGNAGIKDIVQAIRWVKNNIENFGGNSGNITIFGESAGGMAVSLLTASPLTKSLISKAIIQSGTALSSFVYQKNPIENAKNLAQILGCESGDPEEILEFLNATSAKELVEAHEKLSPMDEFPEKMNPFGIVIEKEFPGVEAVITEAFIDLLTSGRVSETPIMIGSTTLEFAFERKTDDLQLFIPEELKIERNSTESLAIVEKLKKLYFKGSHTGVESLHEYWQLLSDFVINVDTHRYVQYLVQATNKPIYYYKFDYVGELNISNKVLNSLGLKHPMHMDELGYLFKNDYQKDVEPSAQDVKMRERMLRLWTNFAKSGNPTPDENHYITVTWLPVTKDNQYFLNLGQELSLSTSPDKEKMEFWDDLYSKHFRIWEHPKTNTETSPIKYDPPVIVDSVSESVTIYSSSEVTESSHIITETITSEVFESNNSIESHNVIESNNVIESSVTEVDDVVDEPIIVEQPLEPISSPKVEEPTPILTPKIEHEEPVSIGYNNHVNGKARTSNEIKMVTNANGAPKDVIRANDPPEDDLPKNIGVNKFVNFFESLGGKK